One window from the genome of Enterobacter asburiae encodes:
- a CDS encoding L-threonylcarbamoyladenylate synthase, with protein sequence MSQFFYIHPDNPQPRLINQAVEIVRKGGVIVYPTDSGYALGCKIEDKGAMERICRIRQLPDGHNFTLMCRDLSELSTYAYVDNVAFRLIKNNTPGNYTFILKGTKEVPRRLLQEKRKTIGMRVPSNPIAQALLETLGEPMLSTSLMLPGSEFTESDPEEIKDRLEKVVELIIHGGYLGQQPTTVVDLTEDAPEVIREGVGDVKPFL encoded by the coding sequence ATGAGTCAGTTTTTCTATATCCATCCGGATAACCCGCAGCCACGTCTGATCAACCAGGCCGTGGAGATCGTCCGCAAAGGCGGCGTAATTGTCTACCCGACCGATTCAGGCTACGCGCTGGGCTGCAAAATTGAAGATAAAGGGGCGATGGAACGCATTTGCCGTATTCGCCAGCTGCCGGACGGCCATAACTTTACCCTGATGTGCCGCGATCTCTCTGAGCTGTCGACCTATGCGTATGTCGATAACGTGGCGTTCCGCCTGATTAAGAACAACACGCCGGGTAACTACACCTTCATCCTGAAGGGCACGAAGGAAGTACCGCGTCGTCTGCTCCAGGAAAAACGCAAAACCATCGGCATGCGCGTGCCGTCGAACCCGATTGCGCAGGCGCTGCTGGAAACCCTCGGCGAACCGATGCTTTCTACCTCGCTGATGCTGCCGGGAAGTGAGTTTACCGAGTCCGATCCGGAAGAGATCAAAGATCGTCTGGAGAAGGTGGTCGAGCTGATTATTCACGGCGGCTATCTCGGCCAGCAGCCGACCACCGTGGTCGACTTAACCGAAGATGCGCCGGAAGTGATTCGTGAAGGCGTGGGTGACGTAAAGCCTTTCTTGTAA
- the rnm gene encoding RNase RNM has product MSDTTYAIIYDLHSHTQASDGLLTPEALVHRAVEMRVGTLAITDHDTTDAIPAARAEIARSGLALNLVSGVEISTVWENHEIHIVGLNIDIDHPALTAFLQEQKTRRNQRAEMIGERLEKAHIPGALEGAQKMANGGAVTRGHFARFLVEAGKATTMADVFKKYLARGKTGYVPPQWCTIKQAIDVIHHSGGKAVLAHPGRYNLSAKWLKRLLAHFAECGGEAMEVAQCQQAPNERAQLATYARQFGLLGSQGSDFHQPCAWIELGRKLWLPAGVEPVWQLWEQPQQIEEREV; this is encoded by the coding sequence TTGAGCGATACCACCTACGCCATTATTTATGATTTACACAGCCATACTCAGGCCTCTGATGGCCTGCTGACACCCGAAGCCCTGGTTCATCGTGCCGTTGAAATGCGCGTCGGCACGCTGGCGATAACCGATCACGATACGACAGATGCCATTCCGGCGGCGCGCGCCGAGATTGCCCGCAGCGGGCTGGCGCTGAATCTGGTGTCCGGCGTCGAGATCTCGACCGTCTGGGAAAACCATGAGATTCATATTGTTGGCCTGAATATCGATATAGACCATCCGGCACTGACGGCATTTTTGCAAGAACAAAAAACGCGCCGCAATCAGCGCGCAGAGATGATCGGCGAGCGTCTCGAAAAGGCGCATATTCCGGGCGCGCTGGAAGGCGCACAAAAGATGGCGAACGGCGGGGCGGTCACTCGCGGTCATTTCGCCCGTTTTCTGGTTGAAGCCGGCAAAGCGACGACCATGGCGGATGTCTTTAAAAAGTATCTGGCGCGCGGGAAAACCGGATACGTTCCACCACAGTGGTGTACAATAAAACAAGCTATTGATGTGATTCATCATTCTGGCGGTAAGGCCGTGCTGGCCCATCCGGGACGGTATAATCTTTCTGCTAAATGGCTGAAAAGGCTGCTGGCACACTTTGCCGAATGCGGTGGCGAGGCGATGGAAGTCGCCCAGTGTCAGCAGGCGCCCAACGAGCGCGCGCAGCTCGCGACCTATGCCCGCCAGTTCGGCCTGCTTGGGTCTCAGGGGTCTGATTTCCATCAGCCCTGCGCCTGGATCGAACTGGGGCGCAAGCTCTGGTTGCCCGCTGGCGTTGAGCCGGTCTGGCAGCTCTGGGAACAGCCGCAGCAAATTGAAGAGAGGGAAGTATGA